A genome region from Alistipes dispar includes the following:
- a CDS encoding DUF4465 domain-containing protein has protein sequence MKRNLRFLAGAFLLTATALFTGCNSDDDFLMNPQTDSVTPETRANFNDDGTTTITFDDFDETFMAVSPKAENYYTLYGYTAENQIREIYDPDFVFVSDMNTVTNSYGAYTEFSSGAIALSKYNYRSDSAAGKTSGTNWWYTWENQCSVYNTASTDGANTGAGHSGSNFAVVYGYSDFGNTEWMAKPEFYFDSPRKFKGLWYCNTAYTYGVIINGNQFGTSGVATPLSNLKDSDGNNIGYFQVNIECYDVDGNLITTVSKLLADYRYDKPTVSPVTTWTYWDINVADVQSVKFNFEGSDVDPIYGLNTPAYLCIDDVTIE, from the coding sequence ATGAAAAGAAATTTACGCTTTCTGGCGGGAGCTTTCCTGTTGACGGCAACCGCCCTGTTCACCGGCTGTAATTCAGACGATGACTTTTTGATGAATCCTCAAACTGATTCAGTAACTCCCGAAACCCGAGCCAACTTTAATGATGATGGCACTACAACCATTACATTCGATGACTTCGATGAAACATTCATGGCGGTTTCGCCTAAAGCAGAGAACTACTACACGCTTTATGGATATACTGCAGAGAACCAAATCAGGGAAATATACGATCCCGATTTTGTGTTTGTCTCCGACATGAATACTGTAACCAATTCTTATGGAGCGTATACTGAATTTTCCAGTGGTGCCATTGCGTTGTCGAAATACAATTATCGTTCTGATTCTGCTGCCGGCAAGACTTCTGGAACTAATTGGTGGTATACTTGGGAGAATCAATGTAGTGTCTATAATACAGCATCCACAGATGGGGCCAATACAGGGGCAGGTCACAGCGGTTCCAATTTTGCTGTTGTATACGGCTACTCTGATTTCGGAAATACGGAGTGGATGGCCAAACCTGAATTCTATTTTGACTCCCCTCGCAAATTCAAGGGTTTATGGTATTGTAACACAGCATATACCTATGGTGTGATTATAAATGGTAATCAGTTCGGAACATCGGGTGTTGCAACACCGTTGAGTAATCTGAAAGATTCTGACGGCAACAATATAGGATATTTCCAAGTCAACATCGAATGTTATGACGTAGATGGAAATTTGATCACCACTGTATCGAAATTGTTGGCCGACTACCGATATGATAAACCAACAGTGTCCCCCGTAACTACATGGACATATTGGGATATTAATGTAGCGGATGTGCAAAGTGTAAAATTCAATTTTGAAGGATCTGATGTCGATCCTATATATGGACTCAATACTCCGGCGTATCTTTGTATAGACGACGTTACAATAGAATAA
- a CDS encoding metallophosphoesterase family protein, producing the protein MKENKPCLLLLNDIHISKDNIPAFQANWQEAMGICRERDIREVVVGGDLFFSRAAQTLDVLLAVRDMLVSAADHDIHVTLAEGNHDKVNQESLRGYCHVFDRHPNVTVVDEYLTLCRPEWKFALHVMSYFPEDGSFAERLGRLAAEALSGEPEHFLYIHEGINGALAQPSEKELPARIFSPFDKVFVGHYHNRTVIPGTGIEYIGSSRQHNFGEDEEKGYTVLYTDGTYEFVKNRVNMRYRVMDMPAERAGLHLMDELREMEADGRYKVKVRVHAPAAAMKSVDKAALLEAGAAKVELVADDEQLPEAVSSSLFEKFDSRRIRETYEDFCREKQIEDVSMGLEYLSRIENRSCGN; encoded by the coding sequence ATGAAAGAGAACAAACCCTGCCTTTTGTTATTGAATGACATCCACATCTCGAAAGACAACATCCCTGCATTCCAGGCCAACTGGCAGGAGGCCATGGGAATTTGCAGGGAACGGGATATCCGGGAAGTGGTTGTCGGAGGAGACCTGTTCTTTTCCCGTGCCGCCCAGACACTCGATGTCCTGCTGGCCGTCAGGGATATGCTTGTATCCGCCGCGGACCATGACATTCATGTCACGCTGGCGGAAGGGAACCACGACAAGGTGAACCAGGAATCCCTGCGCGGATATTGTCATGTCTTCGACCGGCATCCGAATGTGACTGTCGTGGATGAGTACCTGACCCTGTGCCGCCCGGAATGGAAGTTCGCGCTCCATGTAATGAGCTATTTTCCGGAAGACGGCTCTTTTGCCGAAAGGCTCGGACGATTGGCTGCGGAAGCGCTTTCCGGAGAACCGGAGCACTTCCTCTACATCCATGAGGGTATCAACGGGGCATTGGCACAGCCTTCGGAAAAGGAACTGCCTGCCAGGATATTCTCTCCTTTCGACAAGGTCTTTGTCGGCCATTACCACAACCGTACCGTCATTCCGGGGACGGGAATCGAATATATCGGTTCCTCGCGCCAGCATAACTTCGGGGAGGACGAGGAGAAAGGATACACGGTGCTGTATACGGACGGCACGTACGAGTTTGTCAAGAACCGCGTGAACATGCGGTACCGTGTCATGGATATGCCGGCGGAACGTGCCGGGTTGCACCTGATGGACGAGCTGCGTGAAATGGAGGCCGATGGTCGCTACAAGGTCAAGGTGCGTGTCCATGCACCTGCCGCCGCGATGAAATCGGTGGACAAAGCCGCCTTGCTGGAAGCCGGAGCGGCGAAGGTAGAACTGGTTGCCGATGACGAGCAGCTGCCGGAGGCGGTATCCTCTTCGCTCTTCGAGAAATTCGACAGCCGCCGCATCCGGGAAACCTACGAGGACTTCTGCCGGGAGAAACAGATCGAGGATGTGTCGATGGGATTGGAGTATTTATCTAGAATAGAAAACAGATCATGTGGAAATTAA
- a CDS encoding PKD-like domain-containing protein yields the protein MKAFIFSILVLLFFITSCNKNDVITEEIKQAPIIELDSETGIYTIKVGRELTIAPTYKYANNALYAWTVDGKLLSSESILKYTWNQEQHLYIKLRVDTPEGYAEEELKVEVLELTPPTISIIIPSKGLKVPQNTDYILSPDIQHDDLENFRIEWVRDGEIVGTEKAYTFHEKELGTYSITIRASNIDGETIRDFDVEVVETMPYSVRFPTPSYTQTSTDRYTFAGRPVYLRPLLEYFDYPQYQWQVNGKIMEAATDRVFKFTPTTPGEYFVAVTVTEKMPNTQPLSRNITRSNTSITTTVKVICEEKTEQERYRQATATSSGIWDKVYEFIPAPGQFINELSQNTGFIGNETTPQQAIEYATKRLNKKAHVSLGSFGGYIIIGFDHSIAPSGREYDFAIQGNAFNSSSGGSNEPGIVWVMQDINGNGQPDDEWYELKGSETGIDGTIQDYEVTYYRPAPRAHTPWVDSEGNSGSVDMNAYHGQEYYYPNWIKEDSYTLYGTRLTPRNNQDPVTGYWANNAYEWGYVDNMGSDNLVGGNVIDGSGQRNGFKIANAIYHDGTPVKLQYIDFIKVQCGVLSKSGWLGEISTEVFSFEDLSITNNQ from the coding sequence ATGAAGGCTTTCATATTTAGTATTCTTGTACTTTTGTTTTTTATTACAAGCTGTAATAAGAACGATGTAATTACTGAAGAAATAAAACAAGCTCCTATAATTGAACTCGATAGTGAGACTGGCATTTACACTATCAAAGTTGGGCGTGAACTGACAATTGCCCCGACATATAAATATGCGAATAATGCACTTTATGCATGGACAGTAGATGGAAAACTTCTTTCATCTGAATCAATATTGAAGTATACATGGAATCAGGAACAACATCTATATATCAAATTGCGAGTTGATACACCAGAGGGTTATGCGGAAGAAGAGTTAAAAGTAGAAGTATTGGAGTTAACTCCACCTACAATTTCAATCATAATCCCCTCTAAAGGATTAAAAGTGCCTCAAAACACGGATTATATTTTATCTCCAGATATTCAACATGACGATCTTGAAAATTTTAGAATTGAATGGGTACGCGATGGAGAAATCGTCGGAACAGAAAAAGCATATACGTTTCACGAAAAAGAACTCGGTACATATTCGATAACAATCCGGGCATCCAATATAGACGGAGAAACAATCCGTGATTTCGACGTAGAAGTTGTGGAAACAATGCCTTATTCCGTACGGTTTCCGACACCATCCTATACACAAACTTCTACGGATCGTTATACTTTTGCAGGGCGTCCTGTATATTTGCGGCCTTTGCTGGAATATTTCGATTATCCACAGTATCAATGGCAGGTCAATGGAAAAATTATGGAAGCCGCTACCGACAGGGTTTTTAAATTCACGCCGACGACTCCTGGAGAATATTTCGTTGCTGTTACTGTTACAGAAAAAATGCCCAACACACAGCCACTTTCACGTAACATAACACGTAGTAATACTTCAATTACAACGACAGTTAAGGTTATTTGTGAAGAAAAAACGGAACAAGAACGCTATCGGCAAGCGACAGCGACAAGTTCAGGTATTTGGGATAAGGTTTATGAATTCATTCCTGCTCCCGGACAGTTTATTAATGAGTTATCCCAAAATACCGGATTTATAGGAAATGAAACGACGCCCCAACAAGCCATAGAGTATGCAACGAAACGATTGAACAAAAAAGCGCATGTTTCACTGGGATCTTTCGGTGGTTATATCATCATCGGTTTTGACCATAGTATTGCTCCGAGTGGCCGAGAATACGATTTTGCAATACAAGGAAATGCTTTTAACAGTTCGAGCGGTGGCTCAAATGAGCCGGGCATTGTTTGGGTAATGCAAGATATAAATGGCAATGGCCAGCCAGACGATGAATGGTATGAATTAAAAGGATCTGAAACCGGCATCGATGGTACAATACAAGACTACGAAGTAACTTACTATAGACCTGCACCCAGAGCACATACTCCGTGGGTAGATAGTGAAGGTAATTCAGGTTCTGTCGATATGAATGCATACCATGGCCAAGAATATTATTATCCCAATTGGATTAAAGAAGATAGCTATACATTATATGGGACGCGTCTGACTCCTCGCAACAATCAAGATCCCGTTACAGGATATTGGGCGAATAACGCTTATGAGTGGGGGTATGTGGATAATATGGGTTCAGATAATCTGGTAGGAGGAAATGTCATTGATGGTAGCGGTCAGCGCAACGGATTCAAAATAGCCAATGCAATATATCATGACGGGACTCCAGTAAAATTGCAATATATAGACTTTATCAAAGTTCAGTGTGGAGTATTATCGAAAAGTGGTTGGCTTGGAGAGATATCCACAGAAGTATTTTCATTTGAAGACTTATCAATAACTAATAATCAATAA
- a CDS encoding AAA family ATPase translates to MWKLKTIEAENLCAFRSLSYMLRQGVTTLIFGDNRDNESQQSNGAGKSALLECIAVGITGSPLRKIRSEEIINDAAEECRIALRFINDSAAEELLVNRRIPRKGASSVSCTLYRGGKQVVTDEAVQPSVDAYNRYILDKLGITRDELLNNFILSKYRYEDFLSSSDKEKKEVINRFSNGILVDEAIAKVEEDIVPLSEKKRQVELELAGLDGRIGMLQEQIRKEEEAGAERGRTRVERIMGLETAIAAKREQIRTGHENVDRLEEQLAGVQRADEALQELEAGDTALEACLEKIAEMMSLFPDARQTDWDKVIAEKKGRLQTATERLKDCDAILKQAEQELKNRTDGWEQFKKEYAAFCEAYRDQSDTTAERLREIDIRLRDLSGSIEELRHKRRIVSAGIDGLSNKLAGSITCPFCGHEFLVAEPQFDIEAGMKELKLRQRQLTEINGRIDEKQEETDAVELQQNRLNHERRILEGRRTGWEEQLAGHERAIRNATRHVEEVESGHKRIASEITALQSEIEGVRRKVFDEVFGFIDERNAALNRGIRVGKEDIQAAACAIDTLQATIRELDEAASPDLIQSLKDTLRETRGKSSEAAGRKTAVDARVRALEIQRERFVQFKTYLANTKIEALSRITNEFLQDIGSDIRIRFDGYTVLKSGKVREKISISLLRDGMDCGSFGKFSAGEAARVNLATILAMQKLVNSNCDGDKGLDLLVLDEILEAVDEAGLASMFEALNSLGGTVLVVSHGNVAEGYPHKLVIVKENGESRLGE, encoded by the coding sequence ATGTGGAAATTAAAGACGATAGAAGCCGAAAATCTCTGCGCCTTCCGTTCGCTGTCCTACATGCTGCGGCAAGGCGTGACGACATTGATTTTCGGCGATAACCGGGACAATGAGTCCCAGCAGTCGAACGGGGCCGGCAAGTCTGCCCTGTTGGAATGCATTGCCGTGGGTATCACGGGCAGCCCGCTTAGAAAGATACGCTCGGAGGAGATTATCAACGATGCAGCGGAAGAATGCCGTATCGCTTTGCGTTTCATCAACGATTCCGCCGCCGAGGAACTGCTCGTCAACCGCCGTATCCCGCGCAAGGGGGCTTCCTCTGTCAGCTGTACGCTTTACCGTGGCGGCAAGCAGGTGGTAACCGATGAAGCGGTACAGCCTTCGGTGGATGCCTATAACCGGTATATTCTTGACAAACTGGGTATCACACGCGACGAGCTGCTCAACAATTTCATCCTTTCCAAATACCGGTATGAGGATTTCCTCTCGTCATCGGACAAGGAGAAGAAAGAGGTCATCAACCGCTTTTCCAACGGTATTCTGGTGGATGAAGCCATCGCCAAAGTGGAGGAAGACATCGTGCCGCTCTCTGAAAAGAAACGGCAGGTGGAACTGGAACTGGCCGGGTTGGACGGGCGTATCGGGATGTTACAGGAGCAGATACGCAAGGAGGAGGAAGCCGGAGCCGAGCGGGGGCGTACCCGTGTGGAACGTATCATGGGACTGGAAACGGCCATAGCGGCCAAGAGGGAGCAGATCCGTACCGGGCACGAGAACGTGGACAGGCTTGAGGAACAGCTTGCCGGAGTGCAGCGGGCGGACGAGGCTTTGCAGGAACTGGAAGCCGGAGATACCGCATTGGAAGCATGTCTGGAAAAGATAGCGGAAATGATGTCCCTCTTTCCCGATGCCCGGCAGACGGACTGGGACAAGGTCATTGCCGAAAAGAAAGGACGGTTACAGACCGCCACAGAGCGGCTGAAGGATTGCGATGCCATCTTGAAGCAGGCGGAACAGGAACTGAAAAACAGGACTGACGGCTGGGAACAGTTCAAGAAGGAGTATGCCGCATTCTGTGAGGCATACAGGGATCAGTCCGATACGACTGCGGAGAGACTGCGGGAAATCGACATCCGTCTGCGCGACCTGTCCGGCAGCATCGAGGAACTGCGTCATAAACGGCGTATCGTTTCTGCCGGTATTGACGGCCTCTCGAACAAACTGGCCGGCTCCATCACCTGTCCTTTCTGCGGGCATGAGTTTCTGGTGGCAGAACCACAGTTCGACATCGAGGCCGGCATGAAGGAACTGAAGCTCCGTCAACGGCAGCTCACGGAAATCAACGGCCGTATCGATGAGAAGCAGGAGGAGACGGATGCCGTGGAGTTGCAGCAGAACCGGCTGAACCATGAGCGCCGGATATTGGAAGGCAGACGCACCGGATGGGAGGAGCAGCTGGCCGGGCACGAACGGGCCATCAGGAATGCCACCCGCCACGTGGAAGAGGTGGAAAGCGGGCATAAACGCATCGCTTCCGAAATTACCGCCCTGCAAAGTGAAATCGAAGGTGTCCGCCGCAAGGTATTCGACGAGGTGTTCGGATTCATAGACGAGCGCAATGCCGCACTGAACCGCGGCATACGGGTAGGCAAGGAAGATATACAGGCTGCGGCCTGCGCCATCGACACTTTGCAGGCCACGATCCGGGAGCTGGATGAGGCGGCTTCACCCGACCTCATACAATCGCTCAAGGACACTCTCCGTGAAACGCGCGGGAAGTCCAGCGAGGCGGCAGGGCGCAAGACGGCCGTCGATGCCCGGGTCCGTGCCCTGGAGATACAGCGGGAACGGTTCGTGCAGTTCAAGACCTATCTGGCCAACACGAAAATCGAGGCGCTCAGCCGTATCACCAACGAGTTCCTGCAAGACATCGGCAGCGACATCCGTATCCGCTTCGACGGGTATACCGTCCTCAAGAGTGGTAAGGTAAGGGAGAAAATCTCCATCTCACTGCTGCGCGACGGCATGGACTGCGGCTCGTTCGGCAAGTTTTCGGCAGGCGAAGCCGCCCGTGTGAATTTGGCGACCATCCTTGCCATGCAGAAACTCGTGAACAGCAACTGCGACGGGGACAAGGGACTGGATCTGCTCGTGCTGGACGAGATACTCGAGGCGGTCGATGAAGCGGGGCTGGCCTCCATGTTCGAGGCGCTGAACTCGCTCGGCGGTACCGTGCTGGTAGTCTCGCACGGGAATGTGGCTGAAGGGTATCCGCATAAACTGGTAATCGTGAAAGAGAATGGCGAATCGAGACTCGGAGAATAG
- a CDS encoding RNA polymerase sigma factor produces MFIAVLQPEDESARQRAELLRKYVMPHKNLIYSICIKYTYNQEDIEDNYLEALANFFKYMDSYDPARPVKTWIYAVTKRLVADLNNRNRNRMPPDDNIDISEISSSLSDEDEPSGNSMGMDNYREFYNDDILWALDRLKPIYREALLLQQAGYKLGEIMEITYNNGTLQTRNVETVKSRIFLAKTQLRKLLTRDGEKRMD; encoded by the coding sequence GTGTTTATTGCGGTTCTCCAGCCTGAAGACGAATCCGCGAGACAGAGGGCGGAACTTCTCAGAAAATATGTGATGCCGCACAAGAATCTGATATACAGCATTTGTATCAAATATACCTATAACCAGGAGGACATCGAGGACAACTACCTCGAGGCGTTGGCCAACTTCTTCAAGTATATGGACAGTTATGACCCGGCCCGTCCGGTAAAGACCTGGATCTATGCCGTGACCAAACGGCTTGTGGCGGACCTGAACAACCGCAACAGGAACCGCATGCCCCCGGACGACAATATCGACATTTCGGAAATATCCTCTTCGCTGTCGGATGAGGACGAACCGTCGGGAAACAGCATGGGGATGGACAACTACCGCGAGTTCTATAACGATGACATCCTCTGGGCACTGGACCGGCTCAAACCGATTTACCGGGAAGCCCTGCTCTTGCAGCAGGCTGGTTACAAACTCGGGGAAATCATGGAAATCACCTATAACAACGGTACTTTGCAGACCAGGAACGTAGAAACGGTAAAAAGCCGCATCTTCCTAGCCAAGACGCAGCTGCGCAAACTATTGACACGCGATGGAGAGAAAAGAATGGATTGA
- a CDS encoding crossover junction endodeoxyribonuclease RuvC produces the protein MANRDSENSVLTREQVLALDIATHTGYFSLHEAGTWNFTESKRRNGNKMHGAFRTTLLSLLRRYGIRRVVAEDVSVNRHFYDMRRLSELRGILLEVCDELDIPEPEFVNPAVLKKWATGDGHATKTQMVAACKDRYGIVPVDDNAADACHLFYYYIRRHRL, from the coding sequence ATGGCGAATCGAGACTCGGAGAATAGCGTACTGACCCGGGAGCAGGTACTGGCGCTGGACATCGCCACGCATACCGGATACTTCTCCCTGCATGAGGCCGGGACATGGAACTTCACCGAAAGCAAACGGCGCAACGGCAACAAGATGCACGGCGCTTTCAGGACTACGCTGCTCTCGCTGCTCCGTCGTTACGGCATCCGCCGCGTCGTGGCCGAGGATGTGAGCGTGAACCGCCATTTCTACGACATGCGGCGGCTCTCGGAACTCAGGGGTATCCTGCTCGAAGTGTGCGATGAACTGGATATCCCGGAACCGGAGTTCGTCAACCCGGCTGTCCTCAAGAAATGGGCGACGGGAGACGGACACGCCACCAAGACGCAGATGGTCGCGGCCTGCAAGGACAGATACGGTATTGTCCCGGTGGATGACAATGCGGCGGATGCCTGCCACCTCTTCTACTATTACATCCGCAGGCACAGGCTGTGA
- a CDS encoding DnaB-like helicase C-terminal domain-containing protein → MSAVNPLSAEFLYELYATALRQEPLCAVLARHMRKEYLPDRSFQQVQEAIAVHFKTYKTPPSYAVLAQTFHEDYDAIELIDTFREYDEGQSAEVMTDMLESYIKGVRLQSVYAEVGKLYNENKQDKAEKTLREYAEWLAGFTLKSSSFVDVAATFKERFERNRRREEEEERSAAPRVSRFYIPYLDALNAGRNLRGQLTCFLASTGVGKSHIAKWIGVRADIDDGLHVLHFQLEGSEEEALNAYSGGLISRNAYYYERGKISDTEMRHLEKLVASYAGSITVRSYPRFNAQVSTLDIKNGISEYRKLKGYNPDIVIVDSMDLLTDANRRSWGADHERAKRIAVANDLKDLAADEKVWMVVTYQSTIEDREWLNDERNVLTEYNCSEAKGLARPCTHLVSLNQSSAERKENVMRLHVAKSRFFKKGDTIRIATDYDNEVFYDGQRTLNLNRE, encoded by the coding sequence ATGAGTGCCGTCAATCCGCTCAGTGCCGAGTTCCTGTATGAACTCTATGCCACGGCGCTCAGACAGGAACCGTTGTGTGCTGTCCTAGCCCGGCATATGCGTAAGGAATACCTGCCGGACCGTTCGTTCCAGCAGGTACAGGAGGCGATAGCCGTACACTTCAAGACATACAAGACACCGCCGTCGTATGCCGTGCTGGCACAGACCTTCCATGAGGATTACGACGCCATCGAGCTGATAGACACTTTCCGGGAGTATGACGAGGGACAGAGTGCCGAGGTGATGACCGACATGCTGGAGTCCTACATCAAGGGGGTCCGGTTGCAGTCGGTCTATGCGGAGGTCGGGAAACTGTATAACGAGAACAAACAGGACAAGGCGGAGAAGACTCTTCGGGAATATGCCGAGTGGCTGGCAGGGTTCACGCTGAAGAGTTCCTCGTTCGTCGATGTGGCCGCGACTTTCAAGGAGCGTTTCGAGAGGAACCGCCGGCGCGAGGAGGAAGAGGAACGCTCGGCCGCCCCTCGTGTGTCCCGCTTCTACATCCCGTATCTGGATGCGCTCAATGCCGGACGTAACCTGCGAGGTCAGCTGACCTGTTTCCTGGCCAGCACAGGCGTGGGAAAGTCGCACATCGCCAAATGGATCGGTGTCAGGGCGGACATCGATGACGGGCTGCATGTGCTGCATTTCCAGCTGGAAGGTTCGGAAGAAGAGGCGTTGAACGCCTATTCCGGCGGACTGATTTCCAGGAACGCCTACTATTACGAGCGGGGAAAGATTTCGGATACGGAGATGAGACATCTGGAAAAACTGGTCGCCTCGTATGCCGGAAGCATCACGGTGCGCAGTTACCCGCGTTTCAATGCCCAGGTCTCGACACTCGACATCAAGAACGGCATTTCGGAATACAGGAAGCTCAAAGGATATAATCCGGACATCGTGATTGTGGATTCGATGGACTTGCTGACGGATGCCAACCGCCGTTCATGGGGAGCCGACCATGAACGGGCGAAGCGTATCGCGGTGGCTAATGACCTGAAGGACCTGGCGGCGGACGAAAAGGTATGGATGGTGGTGACTTACCAGTCTACCATCGAAGACCGGGAGTGGCTGAATGACGAGCGGAACGTGCTGACCGAGTACAACTGTTCGGAGGCCAAAGGTCTGGCCCGCCCGTGCACGCACCTTGTTTCGCTCAACCAGTCATCGGCTGAAAGAAAGGAGAACGTTATGCGCCTGCACGTGGCCAAAAGCCGGTTCTTCAAGAAAGGAGACACTATCAGGATTGCCACCGACTACGACAATGAGGTGTTCTATGACGGGCAGAGGACACTGAATCTGAACAGGGAATAA